Proteins encoded by one window of Clostridium bornimense:
- a CDS encoding class D sortase, with translation MGKKKKFSISKFIGLLLILVGLSTIGVVLYMNYKGTSENKAKISDFEQQLDNPTDEQKDEDYIVGDTIGILTIDKIDLKVAVTEGAELEDIKSTVGHFENTAMPGEIGNCSIAGHRSYTYSEHFNRLDEVEIDDEVKIQTLKGTFTYKINDIFIVDPEDVYVLDPTDNATITLITCTPKNTGKQRLILKGDLVQ, from the coding sequence ATGGGAAAGAAAAAAAAGTTTTCAATTAGTAAATTCATAGGATTATTATTAATTCTTGTAGGTCTATCAACTATTGGTGTTGTACTTTATATGAACTATAAAGGAACATCAGAAAATAAAGCTAAGATATCTGATTTTGAACAACAATTAGATAATCCTACCGATGAGCAAAAAGATGAAGATTATATAGTCGGAGATACTATTGGTATCTTAACAATAGATAAAATTGATTTGAAAGTTGCTGTTACAGAAGGAGCAGAACTAGAAGACATAAAATCTACTGTAGGGCATTTTGAAAATACAGCTATGCCTGGTGAAATTGGTAACTGTTCTATAGCTGGACATAGAAGTTACACTTATAGTGAGCATTTTAATAGATTAGATGAAGTTGAAATTGATGATGAGGTTAAAATTCAAACTTTAAAAGGAACATTTACATATAAAATAAATGATATTTTTATAGTAGATCCTGAGGATGTTTATGTTCTCGATCCTACAGATAATGCTACAATAACATTAATAACATGTACTCCTAAAAATACTGGAAAACAAAGGTTGATTTTAAAAGGAGACTTAGTACAATAA
- a CDS encoding aldehyde dehydrogenase, with amino-acid sequence MEKVKGILEEQKQYFYSGNTLDISNRKSALIKLKNEIKKNESNIFAALKDDLNKSEFESFATEIAMVYEEIKDAIKNIDKWSRRKKVKTPISQIKASSYIYKEPYGTILIIAPWNYPFQLVMSPLVGAIAAGNTVVIKPSELAPATANVIEKIIGNIFNKEYVVVVQGDVEVNKALLDERFDYIFFTGSIAVGKIVMEAATKYLTPVTLELGGKSPCIVDKSDKIDLFAKRIVWGKLLNSGQTCVAPDYFLIHRDIKEEFLKAVEKYIKEFYGDNPIDSEDYVKIINKRHFQRILSLIDKDNILLGGKYNESKLKIEPTVVEVKSLDEKIMDEEIFGPIMPIITYSKYEEIINIVRSFEKPLALYLFTEDKKLEDRIIKDINFGGGCINDTIVHLATTELPFGGVGMSGMGSYHGKKSFDTFTHEKSILKRSNFIDIPLRYPPYLGKISLLRKIFK; translated from the coding sequence ATGGAGAAGGTAAAGGGTATATTAGAAGAGCAAAAACAATATTTTTATAGTGGTAATACATTAGACATTAGTAATAGAAAGTCTGCATTAATAAAACTAAAAAATGAAATAAAGAAAAATGAAAGCAATATATTTGCTGCACTTAAAGATGATTTGAATAAATCAGAATTTGAGAGCTTTGCTACTGAAATTGCTATGGTTTATGAAGAAATTAAAGATGCTATTAAAAATATAGATAAATGGAGTAGAAGAAAAAAGGTAAAAACTCCAATATCACAAATTAAGGCAAGTAGTTATATATATAAAGAACCATATGGAACTATACTTATTATAGCGCCATGGAATTATCCATTTCAATTAGTAATGTCACCGTTAGTTGGAGCTATAGCAGCTGGAAATACAGTTGTAATTAAGCCATCGGAATTGGCGCCAGCTACTGCTAACGTTATAGAAAAGATAATTGGCAATATATTTAATAAAGAATATGTTGTTGTAGTTCAAGGTGATGTAGAGGTAAATAAGGCTTTATTAGATGAAAGGTTTGATTATATATTTTTTACTGGAAGTATAGCTGTAGGTAAAATTGTTATGGAAGCAGCAACAAAATACTTAACACCAGTAACATTAGAATTAGGGGGAAAAAGTCCTTGTATAGTGGATAAAAGCGATAAAATTGATCTTTTTGCTAAAAGAATTGTATGGGGTAAACTTTTAAATAGTGGTCAAACTTGTGTAGCTCCTGATTATTTTTTAATTCATAGAGATATAAAAGAAGAGTTTTTAAAGGCTGTGGAAAAATACATAAAAGAATTTTATGGAGACAATCCTATAGATAGCGAAGATTATGTAAAGATAATAAATAAAAGACATTTTCAAAGAATACTATCTTTAATAGATAAAGATAATATTCTTTTAGGTGGAAAATATAATGAATCTAAATTGAAAATAGAACCTACGGTAGTAGAGGTCAAGAGTTTAGATGAAAAAATTATGGATGAAGAGATATTTGGTCCTATAATGCCGATAATAACATATAGCAAATATGAAGAAATTATAAACATTGTGAGAAGTTTCGAAAAACCATTAGCACTATATTTGTTTACTGAGGATAAAAAACTAGAAGATAGAATAATAAAAGATATAAATTTTGGTGGAGGATGCATAAATGATACTATAGTCCATTTAGCAACAACAGAACTTCCGTTTGGAGGGGTAGGAATGAGTGGAATGGGATCTTATCATGGAAAAAAGAGTTTTGACACCTTCACTCATGAAAAAAGTATTCTGAAAAGAAGTAATTTTATTGACATACCGCTTAGATATCCTCCTTATCTTGGGAAAATATCTTTGCTAAGGAAAATATTTAAGTAA
- the pdxS gene encoding pyridoxal 5'-phosphate synthase lyase subunit PdxS, with amino-acid sequence MSRNELNKNLAQMLKGGVIMDVTNAEEAKIAEKAGACAVMALERVPSDIRKQGGVARMSDPKMIKEIQEAVSIPVMAKVRIGHFVEAQILEALGIDYIDESEVLTPADNAYHVDKTAFKVPFVCGARNLGEALRRIGEGASMIRTKGEAGTGDVVQAVTHQRTMQDDIRRVQNAPKEELMTLAKEFNAPYHLIEYVWENGKLPVVNFAAGGIATPADAALMMQLGSEGVFVGSGIFKSGNPEKRAKAIVLATTYYNDPVKLAELSEDLGEPMSGINSEEVTSKYAERGW; translated from the coding sequence ATGAGTAGAAATGAATTAAATAAAAATTTAGCACAAATGCTTAAAGGCGGAGTAATAATGGATGTTACTAATGCTGAAGAAGCTAAAATTGCAGAAAAAGCTGGGGCTTGTGCTGTAATGGCACTTGAAAGAGTTCCTTCAGACATTAGAAAACAAGGTGGAGTAGCTAGAATGTCTGATCCTAAAATGATAAAAGAAATTCAAGAAGCTGTTTCAATACCAGTAATGGCAAAAGTAAGAATAGGACATTTTGTTGAAGCGCAAATATTAGAAGCATTAGGAATAGATTATATTGATGAAAGTGAAGTATTAACTCCAGCAGATAATGCTTATCATGTTGATAAAACAGCTTTTAAAGTTCCTTTTGTATGTGGTGCAAGAAATCTTGGAGAAGCTCTTAGAAGAATAGGTGAAGGTGCTTCAATGATAAGAACTAAAGGTGAAGCTGGTACAGGTGATGTTGTTCAAGCAGTAACTCATCAAAGAACTATGCAAGATGATATAAGAAGAGTACAAAATGCTCCAAAAGAAGAGTTAATGACTTTAGCAAAAGAATTTAATGCTCCATATCACTTAATAGAATATGTATGGGAAAACGGAAAACTACCTGTAGTTAACTTTGCAGCTGGTGGAATAGCAACTCCTGCTGATGCTGCATTAATGATGCAACTTGGAAGTGAAGGAGTCTTCGTAGGTTCAGGAATATTTAAATCTGGTAACCCTGAAAAAAGAGCAAAAGCTATAGTTTTAGCAACTACTTACTACAATGATCCTGTAAAACTTGCAGAGTTATCAGAAGATTTAGGAGAACCAATGAGTGGTATAAACTCTGAAGAAGTTACTTCAAAATACGCTGAAAGAGGTTGGTAA
- a CDS encoding cytochrome P450, whose product MPNKKHVPHDRGLDDTMDLLNEGYMFIKNRVEQYKADIFETHLLGQKVICITGEEAAKIFYDPELFYRKGVTPKRVQKTLFGVGAIQSMDGEAHIHRKKLFMSLMAPSYQNQLAKLTMDMLQDSVKGWENKEQIVLFDEVSEILCRVACQWAGVPLKESEVKERAEDFTLMVDAFGAVGPRHWKGRRARTRAEEWIKGIIEDVRSGNIKAEEGSALYAMAFYRDIDKNHLDSHMAGIELINVLRPIVAISTFIVFEALALHEYPKCKDKLLSGDENELKMFVQEVRRYYPFTPLLGARVKKDFVWNKCEFKKGMLVLLDVYGIDHDPRIWNNPDKFCPQRFKERKENLFDFIPQGGSNPEKGHRCPGEGITIEIMKASLDFLVNKIEYDVPNQNLSYSMKKMPTLPESKFIMSNIRRKSENN is encoded by the coding sequence ATGCCAAATAAGAAACATGTTCCACATGATAGAGGGTTAGACGATACTATGGATTTACTGAATGAGGGATACATGTTCATTAAAAACAGGGTTGAACAATATAAGGCTGATATATTTGAAACTCACTTACTTGGGCAAAAAGTAATTTGTATCACTGGAGAAGAGGCTGCAAAAATTTTTTATGATCCAGAATTATTTTATCGTAAGGGTGTTACACCAAAACGAGTACAAAAAACATTATTTGGTGTGGGGGCTATTCAATCTATGGATGGCGAAGCACATATACATAGGAAAAAATTATTTATGTCATTGATGGCTCCATCATATCAGAATCAACTTGCTAAGCTTACAATGGATATGTTACAAGATTCAGTTAAGGGGTGGGAAAATAAAGAACAGATTGTTCTTTTCGATGAAGTAAGTGAAATTTTGTGCAGAGTAGCATGCCAGTGGGCTGGAGTTCCTTTAAAAGAATCTGAAGTAAAAGAGAGAGCAGAAGACTTTACTTTAATGGTAGATGCTTTCGGTGCAGTTGGACCTCGACATTGGAAGGGAAGAAGAGCGAGAACTAGAGCAGAAGAGTGGATTAAAGGAATCATAGAAGATGTACGCTCGGGGAATATTAAGGCTGAAGAAGGCTCAGCACTTTATGCTATGGCTTTTTATAGAGATATTGATAAAAATCATCTAGATAGTCATATGGCTGGGATTGAACTTATCAACGTACTACGTCCTATTGTTGCTATTTCAACATTTATTGTCTTTGAAGCATTAGCACTACATGAGTATCCAAAGTGCAAAGATAAGCTATTATCAGGAGATGAGAATGAGCTTAAAATGTTTGTACAGGAAGTTAGACGTTACTATCCATTCACTCCTCTTTTAGGAGCAAGGGTTAAAAAGGATTTTGTCTGGAATAAATGTGAATTTAAAAAAGGAATGCTTGTGCTACTTGATGTTTATGGTATTGATCATGACCCGAGAATATGGAATAATCCTGATAAATTTTGTCCTCAGCGTTTTAAAGAAAGAAAGGAAAACTTATTTGATTTTATACCTCAAGGTGGAAGTAATCCTGAAAAAGGACACAGATGTCCAGGAGAAGGAATTACTATTGAAATCATGAAAGCTAGTCTAGATTTTCTTGTTAATAAGATTGAGTATGATGTTCCAAATCAGAATTTAAGTTATAGCATGAAAAAAATGCCCACTTTGCCTGAAAGCAAATTTATAATGAGTAATATTAGAAGAAAGAGTGAAAATAATTAA
- a CDS encoding spore maturation protein yields the protein MSYIIKGIIPILIFSIVTYGIIKKVKVYDCFIEGVKDGIALSLRVFPYILAMLVAVNLFKESGALKAFINLAAPIVSFIGLPPEVLPLVLIKPLSGSGALGVYTDIVKTFGPDTFIGIVASIIMGTTETIFYTISVYLGSAGVKKIRHTLWAALLTDFTALIISLMVARAII from the coding sequence ATTAGTTACATAATAAAGGGAATAATTCCTATTTTGATTTTTAGTATAGTTACATATGGTATTATAAAGAAAGTAAAAGTATATGATTGTTTTATAGAAGGAGTTAAAGATGGAATAGCATTATCTCTAAGAGTATTTCCGTATATTCTAGCAATGTTAGTGGCAGTAAATTTATTTAAAGAATCAGGAGCATTAAAGGCTTTTATAAATTTAGCTGCACCTATAGTTAGTTTTATTGGGTTACCACCAGAAGTATTACCACTAGTGCTAATAAAGCCGTTATCAGGTAGTGGAGCATTAGGAGTATATACTGATATAGTAAAAACATTTGGTCCAGATACTTTTATAGGAATTGTAGCATCTATTATAATGGGAACTACAGAAACAATATTTTATACTATATCTGTATATCTTGGATCAGCTGGAGTAAAAAAAATACGACATACTTTATGGGCTGCACTTTTGACAGACTTTACTGCACTTATAATATCTTTAATGGTAGCAAGAGCAATAATATGA
- a CDS encoding anti-sigma factor domain-containing protein: MDKTGVVVNVERNNVIILTRDGEFAKVKLRSKEYIPEKGEEYTGREVKEIKLKFNKESILITLIVIVVTISLAVYGYLKPVGSVSVDGEISLVLKFNYFNKVTKIQSFDGESETFINSINVKNKDISTVMLKIYNKLKEEKMVVDKSDSNGITTYFRIDNKKDIELKEIIEVLQKDDKKVIITKGGISIYRN, translated from the coding sequence ATGGATAAAACTGGTGTAGTTGTTAATGTTGAAAGAAATAACGTAATAATATTAACAAGAGATGGAGAATTTGCAAAAGTTAAACTTAGGAGTAAAGAATATATTCCTGAGAAAGGAGAAGAATATACCGGGAGAGAAGTTAAAGAAATAAAACTTAAATTTAATAAAGAGTCTATATTAATAACATTGATAGTAATTGTGGTAACAATTTCGTTAGCGGTTTATGGATACTTAAAGCCAGTAGGGTCAGTATCTGTTGATGGTGAAATATCTTTGGTTCTAAAATTTAATTATTTTAATAAGGTAACAAAGATACAAAGTTTTGATGGAGAAAGTGAGACATTTATAAACTCTATAAATGTAAAAAATAAAGACATATCCACAGTTATGTTGAAAATATATAACAAATTGAAAGAAGAGAAAATGGTTGTGGATAAAAGTGATAGTAATGGTATAACTACATATTTCCGAATAGATAATAAGAAAGATATTGAATTAAAAGAGATTATAGAGGTTTTACAAAAAGATGATAAAAAGGTTATAATTACCAAAGGGGGAATATCTATCTACAGAAATTAA
- a CDS encoding GNAT family N-acetyltransferase: MRNIEITNGCSEDAPSIAALIYETEEYPEHEWGPYPKEKIIKKLEQLVQVKGNRYSYDRTKVIKIDNKVVGVLLTLRGNEIRKLTYNTYFKFIDFDRSFKNVICNVRNILSYIFFKECNINEYYIANLAVDKEYREFGIGKTLLEEAEDLAKEKGYNKISLLAKDRGIVRYYKKFKYNLENMNHLKMVKFI, encoded by the coding sequence ATGAGAAATATAGAAATTACTAATGGTTGTTCAGAGGATGCCCCCAGTATAGCGGCTCTTATTTATGAAACGGAGGAATATCCAGAGCATGAATGGGGGCCGTATCCTAAAGAAAAAATTATAAAAAAGTTAGAACAATTAGTACAGGTAAAAGGAAATAGATATAGTTACGATAGAACTAAAGTTATCAAGATAGATAATAAAGTTGTAGGTGTTTTATTAACATTGAGAGGGAATGAAATAAGAAAATTAACTTATAATACTTATTTTAAGTTTATAGATTTTGATAGATCATTTAAAAATGTAATATGCAATGTCAGAAACATTTTATCATATATATTTTTTAAAGAATGTAATATAAATGAGTACTATATTGCTAATTTAGCTGTAGATAAAGAATATAGAGAATTTGGTATAGGAAAGACACTATTAGAAGAAGCTGAAGATTTAGCAAAAGAAAAAGGGTATAATAAAATATCTTTATTAGCTAAAGATAGAGGTATAGTAAGATACTATAAAAAATTTAAATATAACTTAGAAAATATGAATCATTTAAAGATGGTTAAATTTATATAG
- the pdxT gene encoding pyridoxal 5'-phosphate synthase glutaminase subunit PdxT, which yields MKIGVLALQGGFKEHIDHIKSLGYQAVEVRKKEDLDGIDGIILPGGESTTMGRLLRVTGLKEVLREKIINGLPVWGTCAGMILLAKNIDGADSPHLSLMDITVKRNAYGTQIDSFSKPIHLDILGEQPLDLVFIRAPYISSLNITNNFLDDSDGMHFANDNWIIKLDKHIVGIKEGNMIATSFHPELTPDTRFHKYFIEEIVSRHRCMAQY from the coding sequence ATGAAAATTGGTGTTTTAGCTCTTCAAGGTGGCTTTAAGGAACATATTGATCATATAAAGTCATTAGGATACCAAGCTGTAGAAGTTAGAAAAAAAGAAGATTTAGATGGGATAGATGGTATTATTCTTCCCGGTGGTGAAAGCACTACAATGGGAAGATTATTAAGAGTTACTGGGTTAAAAGAGGTTTTAAGAGAAAAAATTATAAATGGACTTCCTGTATGGGGTACTTGTGCTGGTATGATTCTTTTAGCTAAAAATATTGATGGAGCTGATTCACCTCACCTTTCACTTATGGATATTACAGTTAAGAGAAATGCTTACGGTACTCAAATAGATAGCTTTTCTAAACCAATACATCTAGATATTTTGGGTGAACAACCTCTAGATTTAGTTTTTATCAGAGCTCCATATATTAGTTCACTAAATATAACAAATAATTTTTTAGATGACTCCGATGGAATGCACTTTGCTAATGATAATTGGATTATCAAATTAGATAAACATATTGTTGGAATTAAAGAAGGAAATATGATAGCCACATCATTTCATCCTGAATTAACACCAGACACAAGATTTCATAAATATTTTATCGAAGAAATTGTGTCAAGGCACAGATGCATGGCACAATATTAG
- a CDS encoding PTS lactose/cellobiose transporter subunit IIA, whose protein sequence is MEIENITMQLITCAGDVRTYSYEALKCANEGKYKKAEELFKMAEREIEKSYDIQKEVSELELDSEDLLVDAKSHLNAAISEKNIIGELIGLRKIVRELSKDEGGII, encoded by the coding sequence ATGGAGATAGAGAATATTACAATGCAGTTAATAACATGTGCTGGTGATGTGAGAACATATAGCTATGAAGCATTAAAATGTGCTAATGAAGGAAAGTATAAAAAAGCAGAAGAATTATTTAAGATGGCTGAGAGAGAAATAGAAAAATCATATGATATACAAAAAGAAGTTTCTGAGTTAGAATTAGATTCAGAAGACCTTTTAGTTGATGCAAAAAGTCATTTAAATGCTGCAATATCAGAAAAAAATATTATAGGGGAACTTATAGGATTAAGAAAGATTGTTAGAGAGCTATCGAAAGATGAAGGTGGCATAATATAA
- a CDS encoding tetratricopeptide repeat protein, with the protein MSNRRHKRKHNNKPFIVTSIIFLIFIVLMISILITYLTSSKKTRNDMIQAAKIENYEEVLKDSNKLISKGDYLDLAYEYKGYSLMHLNKSDEALDTYLKLVKKGTKNALIYNQIGIIYNDKLHNHEEALNYFNKAIDLDDSNANFYTNRGITYQWLNNNSEAINNFDKSIELDSKNSYNYYYKGVSLLNENDLDNSIENLEKAIKLNNNDATFYVSLGNAYIKKSSFDKALDSFNEAIKLDKKSINAFIGKGSSLYEEKQYDEALEAFDTALELDKNNKYALIGKGNVLSAKGDTTTAEEYYNKADAIK; encoded by the coding sequence ATGTCAAACCGTAGACATAAAAGAAAACATAATAATAAACCATTTATAGTTACATCTATTATTTTTCTTATTTTTATTGTTTTGATGATTTCTATTCTAATTACATATCTTACATCTAGTAAAAAAACTAGAAATGATATGATTCAAGCAGCTAAAATAGAAAACTATGAAGAAGTATTAAAAGATAGTAACAAACTTATATCCAAAGGTGATTATTTAGATTTGGCATATGAATATAAAGGATATAGCTTAATGCATTTAAATAAAAGTGATGAGGCTCTAGATACATATCTGAAACTTGTAAAAAAAGGAACTAAAAATGCACTTATATATAATCAAATAGGAATTATATATAACGATAAATTACATAACCATGAAGAAGCCTTAAATTATTTTAATAAAGCAATCGATCTTGATGATTCTAATGCTAATTTTTATACCAATAGAGGTATAACTTATCAATGGTTAAACAATAATTCTGAAGCTATAAATAACTTTGATAAAAGTATAGAATTGGATTCTAAAAATAGTTATAACTATTACTATAAAGGTGTATCTTTATTAAATGAAAATGACCTTGATAACTCAATAGAAAATCTAGAAAAAGCTATAAAGCTTAATAATAATGATGCAACTTTCTATGTCTCTCTTGGAAATGCATATATAAAAAAATCTAGCTTTGATAAAGCTTTAGATTCTTTTAATGAAGCAATAAAACTAGATAAAAAATCTATCAATGCCTTCATTGGAAAAGGTTCATCACTTTATGAAGAAAAGCAATATGATGAAGCTTTAGAAGCCTTTGACACTGCTTTAGAGCTAGATAAAAATAATAAGTATGCTCTTATAGGTAAAGGTAATGTATTATCTGCCAAAGGGGATACTACAACAGCGGAAGAATATTATAATAAAGCTGATGCTATAAAATAA
- a CDS encoding nucleoside recognition domain-containing protein codes for MINYIWFGIIFIGTIFGVITGKIEEVSKAVVNSTSSTVEFMITFVGMMCLWCGVMKIAERSGLTNKIAKILTPIMKVIFKDAVKNEKALGAMVMNITSNMLGLSNAATPFGIKAMEELEKDNKNKGVATNDMALFLVLNTAAIQLIPTSVISIRAACGSSNPAIIIGPAILATGSAAIMGVVYCKILQRYF; via the coding sequence ATGATTAACTATATATGGTTCGGAATTATATTTATTGGAACTATATTTGGAGTTATTACAGGAAAAATTGAGGAAGTATCTAAAGCTGTTGTAAATTCCACTAGCTCAACTGTAGAGTTCATGATAACTTTTGTAGGGATGATGTGTTTATGGTGTGGAGTTATGAAGATTGCTGAAAGAAGTGGGCTTACAAATAAGATTGCTAAGATTTTGACACCGATAATGAAGGTCATATTTAAAGATGCTGTAAAAAATGAAAAAGCTTTAGGAGCCATGGTAATGAATATAACATCAAATATGTTAGGATTATCTAATGCAGCAACTCCTTTCGGTATAAAAGCTATGGAGGAATTAGAAAAAGATAATAAAAATAAAGGTGTTGCAACTAATGATATGGCGTTATTTTTAGTATTAAATACAGCAGCAATTCAATTGATACCAACTTCAGTTATTTCTATAAGAGCTGCTTGTGGATCATCTAATCCAGCTATCATCATTGGACCAGCTATATTGGCGACAGGAAGTGCAGCAATAATGGGTGTCGTATATTGTAAGATATTGCAGAGGTATTTTTAA
- a CDS encoding glycoside hydrolase family 13 protein — MEKKWWHKSVVYEIYPRSFYDSNNDGIGDINGIIEKLDYLKLLGIDVIWLGPVYKSPNDDNGYDISDYCDIMDEFGTMEDMDNLLREANSRGIKIVMDLVVNHTSDEHPWFIEAKKSKDNKYRDYYVWRDPIDGKEPNEMGSLFSGSAWQYDEASGQYYMHIFSKKQPDLNWENIEVRKAVWDIVNFWCEKGVGGFRMDVIDLIGKVPDKMITGNGPKLHEYLKEMNKNSFGKYDLLTVGETWGATPEIAKLYSNPEEKELSMVFQFEHIGLDEQPGKEKWDLKPLELKELKRVFSKWQSSLEGKGWNSLFWNNHDLPRIVSRWGNDKEYRVESAKMLATLLHGLKGTPYIYQGEELGMTNVHFNSIDEYDDIETLNMYKDRIAKGYSHEEIMKSIYAKGRDNARTPMQWDDSENGGFTSGKPWLAVNKNYKEINAKAAVEDENSIFHHYRKLVDIRKNSETIIYGEYRELDAENPDVFAYIRELDGDKVVVICNFTDKIATFKEDSMEIGDSKVLLSNYKDIVELKNTMSLRPYEAIMYRM, encoded by the coding sequence ATGGAAAAGAAATGGTGGCATAAATCGGTAGTATATGAAATATATCCAAGAAGTTTTTATGACAGTAATAATGATGGTATTGGGGATATTAATGGAATAATAGAAAAATTGGATTATTTAAAGTTATTAGGTATAGATGTTATTTGGCTTGGGCCTGTTTATAAATCTCCTAATGATGATAATGGATATGATATTAGTGATTATTGTGATATTATGGATGAGTTTGGAACAATGGAAGATATGGACAATCTTTTAAGAGAAGCTAATAGTAGAGGGATAAAAATAGTTATGGATTTAGTAGTTAACCATACTTCTGATGAACATCCATGGTTTATTGAGGCTAAAAAGTCTAAGGACAACAAATATAGAGATTATTATGTATGGAGAGATCCAATTGATGGTAAAGAGCCAAATGAAATGGGGTCATTATTTAGTGGAAGTGCATGGCAGTATGATGAAGCATCAGGCCAATATTATATGCATATATTTAGTAAAAAACAACCTGATTTAAATTGGGAGAATATTGAGGTTAGAAAAGCTGTTTGGGATATTGTTAACTTCTGGTGTGAAAAAGGTGTTGGTGGTTTCCGTATGGATGTAATCGATCTAATTGGAAAGGTACCAGATAAGATGATTACTGGCAATGGCCCTAAGCTACATGAGTATTTAAAGGAGATGAATAAAAATTCTTTTGGTAAATATGATCTTCTTACAGTAGGTGAAACTTGGGGAGCTACACCAGAAATAGCAAAATTATATTCTAATCCAGAAGAAAAAGAACTTAGTATGGTATTTCAATTTGAACATATTGGCCTTGATGAACAGCCGGGGAAAGAAAAATGGGATTTAAAACCGTTGGAATTAAAAGAATTAAAAAGAGTATTTTCTAAGTGGCAAAGTTCATTAGAGGGTAAAGGATGGAACTCATTATTTTGGAATAATCATGATTTGCCTAGGATAGTTTCTAGATGGGGAAATGATAAGGAATATAGAGTAGAAAGTGCTAAAATGTTAGCTACATTACTACATGGTCTTAAGGGAACACCATATATTTATCAAGGAGAAGAGCTTGGGATGACAAATGTTCATTTTAATTCTATCGATGAATATGATGATATAGAAACTCTTAATATGTATAAAGATAGGATTGCAAAAGGATATAGTCATGAAGAAATAATGAAATCTATTTATGCAAAGGGAAGAGACAATGCAAGAACTCCTATGCAATGGGATGATAGTGAAAATGGTGGATTTACAAGTGGAAAGCCATGGCTTGCTGTAAATAAAAATTATAAAGAAATTAATGCTAAAGCAGCAGTAGAGGATGAAAACTCTATATTTCATCACTATAGAAAACTTGTAGATATAAGGAAAAACAGTGAAACTATAATTTACGGTGAATATAGGGAGTTAGATGCTGAAAATCCTGATGTATTTGCATATATAAGAGAATTAGATGGTGATAAAGTAGTAGTTATTTGTAATTTTACTGATAAAATAGCTACATTTAAAGAGGATTCTATGGAGATAGGTGATAGCAAAGTACTTTTAAGTAATTATAAAGATATAGTAGAGTTAAAAAATACTATGAGTTTACGTCCATATGAAGCTATAATGTATAGAATGTAA